One part of the Populus alba chromosome 18, ASM523922v2, whole genome shotgun sequence genome encodes these proteins:
- the LOC118032792 gene encoding protein NRT1/ PTR FAMILY 1.2, producing the protein MITEPLLSSPKGGIRALFFIIANEALERLASFGLSTNMILYLTREYGMDAASGAQILFLYSAAGNFMPIIGAFLADTYVGRYPMIGFGCIASLLGMVLLWLTTIIPGATVPSCAQFSSRCSNDATTPQLLFLYFCLGLMSIGAGGIRSCSLAFGADQLSKRDSLKHAGILESFFSWYYVISSASVFISMTCVVYIQEAMGWKVGFGVPVVLMILSTLSFFLASPIYVKPKAKASWLIGFARVLVASFRKRRIELSSTDTDELYHLRKGSALVVPSERIRFLNKACVVKNPEEDLMPDGRASDPWRLCTVDQVEELKALIKVIPIWSTGMLVSVNVCQNSFLLLQASTMNRHITSKFEIPAGSFYAFMLLSLTTWIALYDRVIIPLASKITGKPTRLGLKQKIGIGILGSAASMAVLAIIERVRRETAIREGISDIPDAVTHMSAMCLLPFYFLLGFSEAMNGVGLNELFYTELPKSMSSVASNLFSIGLSAASLVASFIVSNVRGFISEANQESWVSSNINKGHYDYYYWLLSSLGFANFIYYLACSKAYGPCKGGQQGITGDVREGLIDDDDDDVV; encoded by the exons ATGATCACAGAGCCACTCTTGAGCAGCCCGAAGGGTGGCATAAGAGCCTTGTTTTTCATCATAG CAAATGAGGCACTGGAGAGGCTAGCAAGTTTTGGGCTATCAACAAATATGATACTGTATTTGACCAGAGAGTATGGTATGGATGCAGCTAGCGGTGCCCAAATACTCTTCCTCTACTCAGCTGCTGGGAATTTCATGCCCATTATTGGGGCTTTTCTTGCTGATACATATGTGGGTCGATACCCGATGATCGGCTTTGGATGTATTGCGAGCCTTCTG GGAATGGTTCTATTGTGGCTGACAACAATAATTCCTGGGGCAACGGTGCCTTCCTGCGCCCAATTTAGTAGCAGATGCAGTAACGACGCGACGACACCACAgcttttgtttctatatttttgcTTGGGCCTCATGTCTATCGGAGCTGGTGGCATAAGATCATGCTCCCTGGCCTTTGGTGCTGATCAATTGAGCAAGAGGGACAGCCTTAAACATGCTGGAATATTAGAGAGCTTCTTCAGTTGGTACTATGTTATATCCTCGGCTTCTGTATTTATTTCCATGACTTGTGTGGTTTACATTCAAGAGGCCATGGGCTGGAAGGTGGGTTTCGGAGTTCCTGTGGTTCTCATGATCCTGTCAACTCTTTCGTTCTTCTTGGCTTCTCCCATTTATGTCAAGCCAAAGGCTAAGGCAAGCTGGCTCATCGGATTTGCTCGAGTTCTCGTGGCCTCCTTTAGAAAGAGAAGGATTGAATTATCTTCAACTGACACGGATGAGCTGTATCATCTTAGGAAGGGATCTGCACTTGTCGTGCCAAGTGAAAGAATAAG GTTTCTAAACAAGGCTTGTGTGGTTAAGAATCCTGAAGAAGACTTGATGCCAGATGGAAGAGCTTCAGATCCATGGCGTCTTTGTACAGTAGATCAAGTAGAAGAGCTAAAAGCACTAATAAAGGTAATCCCAATATGGTCGACAGGGATGTTGGTGTCTGTAAATGTTTGTCAAAACTCTTTCTTATTACTCCAGGCATCCACTATGAACCGACATATCACTTCGAAATTTGAAATTCCTGCTGGATCATTCTATGCATTTATGTTGCTCTCTCTAACAACGTGGATTGCTCTATACGATCGCGTAATCATCCCTCTAGCATCAAAAATCACGGGAAAACCAACACGTCTCGGCTTGAAACAGAAAATAGGAATTGGGATTCTGGGCTCGGCTGCTTCCATGGCAGTACTGGCAATTATAGAGAGGGTGCGACGAGAAACTGCAATCAGGGAAGGAATTTCAGATATTCCTGACGCGGTTACGCACATGTCTGCAATGTGTTTATTGCCATTTTATTTCTTACTTGGATTTTCTGAGGCTATGAATGGTGTTGGACTGAATGAGCTCTTCTACACTGAATTGCCTAAAAGCATGTCTAGCGTGGCCTCGAATCTTTTTAGTATTGGACTGTCTGCTGCAAGCTTGGTGGCCAGTTTTATAGTAAGTAATGTTCGTGGGTTTATTAGTGAAGCAAATCAAGAGAGTTGGGTTTCAAGCAACATCAACAAAGGACATTATGATTACTATTACTGGCTGCTTTCTAGTTTGGGTTTTGCTAACttcatttattatcttgcttgtAGCAAGGCTTATGGTCCTTGTAAGGGGGGACAACAGGGCATTACTGGAGATGTTAGggaaggattgattgatgatgatgatgatgatgtagtTTAA